Proteins found in one Sphingobium sp. V4 genomic segment:
- a CDS encoding TerC family protein, whose product MDSLIAAFTDPTALAALIALVVMEVVLGIDNLVFISILTNKLPEAQRPKARRIGIGLALGMRLVLLSMIAWIVGLTQPVFDLGLSGPLDTHGAPTFETEFSWRDIILIGGGLFLIWKATKEIHHNVDPSGSDDMLDKRSVATMTFGAAIVQIILLDMIFSLDSILTAVGMTDNLAVMVIAVVVAVTVMLLAADPLANFIARNPTVVMLALGFLLMIGAVLIADGFGVHVPKGYIYAAMAFSTLVECLNIFARRAKVRRGVE is encoded by the coding sequence ATGGACAGTCTCATCGCCGCCTTCACCGATCCCACGGCCCTTGCCGCGCTCATCGCGCTGGTGGTGATGGAGGTCGTGCTGGGCATCGACAATCTCGTCTTCATTTCCATCCTCACCAACAAGCTGCCGGAGGCGCAGCGGCCGAAGGCGCGGCGGATCGGCATCGGCCTGGCGCTGGGGATGCGCCTCGTCCTGCTGTCGATGATCGCCTGGATCGTCGGGCTGACCCAGCCGGTGTTCGACCTGGGCCTCAGCGGCCCGCTCGACACGCATGGCGCGCCGACCTTCGAAACCGAATTTTCCTGGCGCGACATCATCCTGATCGGCGGCGGCCTGTTCCTCATCTGGAAGGCGACGAAGGAAATCCATCATAATGTCGACCCGTCCGGCAGCGACGATATGCTCGACAAGCGGAGCGTTGCGACGATGACCTTCGGCGCGGCGATCGTGCAGATCATCCTGCTCGACATGATCTTCTCGCTCGATTCGATCCTGACGGCGGTGGGCATGACGGACAATCTGGCGGTCATGGTGATCGCGGTGGTCGTGGCGGTGACGGTGATGCTGCTGGCGGCGGACCCGCTCGCCAACTTCATCGCGCGCAACCCGACCGTGGTGATGCTGGCGCTGGGCTTCCTGCTGATGATCGGTGCGGTGCTGATCGCCGATGGTTTCGGCGTGCATGTGCCCAAGGGCTATATCTACGCGGCCATGGCCTTTTCGACGCTGGTCGAGTGCCTCAACATTTTCGCCCGCCGGGCGAAGGTGCGGCGCGGGGTGGAATAG
- a CDS encoding right-handed parallel beta-helix repeat-containing protein, with the protein MRILSTSLLVSVAIGATALAQGNAAPFTVTETGRTFASLGDALAAIGDGRGTVLVAPGTYRQCAVQQGGDVTIRAATPGTAIFDGVPCEGKAALVLRGRSSTVEGIIFQNIRVPDGNGAGIRLESGNLAVRNSLFRNSEEGILTGDHGDGQVVIDKSTFRHLGRCDRDLDCAHGIYIGRLASLSVTNSRFDQGDGGHYLKTRTARVTITGNSFDDSGGRLTNYMIDLSNGASGVISGNEMVQGKDKDNWSAFITVAPEGREQSSAGLVIDGNRAGFVPGVERNSTFVANFTDDPVRIGANELAPSMKVKDRR; encoded by the coding sequence ATGCGTATCCTCTCCACCAGCCTCCTCGTCTCCGTCGCGATCGGCGCCACCGCGCTGGCGCAGGGCAACGCCGCGCCCTTCACCGTTACCGAAACCGGCCGCACCTTTGCGTCGCTGGGCGACGCGCTCGCCGCAATCGGCGACGGGCGCGGCACGGTGCTGGTGGCGCCCGGCACCTATCGCCAGTGCGCGGTGCAGCAGGGCGGCGACGTCACCATCCGCGCCGCGACGCCGGGCACCGCCATCTTCGACGGCGTGCCGTGCGAGGGCAAGGCGGCGCTGGTGCTGCGCGGCCGGTCCAGCACGGTCGAGGGGATCATCTTCCAGAATATCCGCGTGCCCGACGGCAATGGCGCGGGCATCCGCCTCGAAAGCGGCAACCTCGCCGTCCGCAACAGCCTGTTCCGCAACAGCGAGGAAGGCATATTGACCGGCGATCATGGCGACGGGCAGGTGGTCATCGACAAGTCGACCTTCCGCCATCTCGGCCGTTGCGACCGCGATCTCGACTGCGCGCACGGCATCTATATCGGGCGGCTCGCCAGCCTCTCCGTCACCAACAGCCGCTTCGACCAGGGCGATGGCGGCCATTATCTGAAAACCCGCACCGCCCGCGTCACCATCACCGGCAACAGCTTCGACGACAGCGGCGGGCGATTGACCAACTACATGATCGACCTCAGCAACGGGGCGAGCGGGGTCATCAGCGGCAACGAAATGGTGCAGGGCAAGGACAAGGACAATTGGTCCGCCTTCATCACCGTCGCGCCGGAGGGCCGCGAACAGTCGAGCGCCGGACTGGTGATCGATGGGAACCGGGCGGGTTTCGTGCCGGGGGTCGAGCGCAATTCGACCTTCGTCGCCAATTTCACCGATGATCCGGTCCGGATCGGCGCGAACGAACTGGCGCCGTCGATGAAGGTCAAGGACCGGCGTTAA
- a CDS encoding AAA family ATPase → MMIYASRIVWENQMQDTLRIGRLRFAAGSAPSQPPLEIECPNVTILVGPNSAGKSQTLREIEAHCSGLEAPSALLEKIEITMPQDGEAVDRMMKIYQTESPQGQVMQPGNIWFFRPRSRNNEQELRIQIPKTSFVDWHNNGNFDALRKYFVRFFTTRLDGRTRFELIDPKPTGDLEKAPENLLWHLFMSKPIREAVRKFTEQAFGKFFVVDPTAMTTFRVRLSNRAPANETEEQAVDDNARRFHGDAPVIQSLGDGVQTSVGLVAAVLALPDRIILIDEPEAFLHPTLARRVGKVLAKAARDRDASLIIASHSSELLLGCMQSEPNLRIVRLTYTGGLASARSLDPAEIRQLMNDPLLRSAHSLRALFHRGAIVCEADADRAFYEEINSRMSAAERGIEDCIFMNAQNWQTIPRLVEPLRRLGVPALAIFDFDVLMSEEFGPIWSLVNLDVADLHIMQNERALIKAAMENIGRDNCKKLGVNALDIDKIDAITLLKKFASFGIMFVPVGELECWLKSQMQEQVSKKNWLFAMFEAMGADPDDAFYVNAGDDDVWEFIETARLWIDDPERRGMPH, encoded by the coding sequence ATGATGATCTATGCAAGCCGGATAGTGTGGGAAAACCAAATGCAAGATACTTTACGGATTGGTCGTCTTCGATTTGCAGCGGGTAGTGCTCCTAGCCAGCCCCCTCTCGAAATTGAATGTCCGAATGTCACTATATTGGTTGGACCGAACAGCGCGGGAAAAAGTCAGACTCTGCGCGAAATTGAGGCCCATTGCTCGGGCTTGGAAGCGCCATCCGCGCTTCTAGAAAAAATTGAAATTACTATGCCTCAGGACGGCGAGGCCGTCGATCGAATGATGAAGATATACCAGACGGAATCTCCGCAAGGGCAAGTAATGCAGCCCGGAAATATCTGGTTCTTTCGCCCCCGCTCGCGAAATAATGAGCAAGAACTCCGAATTCAGATACCAAAAACAAGTTTCGTTGATTGGCATAACAATGGAAACTTTGACGCTCTTCGTAAGTATTTCGTCCGATTCTTTACAACGCGCCTAGACGGTCGAACTAGATTTGAACTGATTGATCCAAAACCTACAGGAGACCTTGAGAAGGCGCCTGAGAATTTACTGTGGCATCTTTTCATGTCCAAGCCTATTCGCGAAGCGGTTCGCAAATTCACCGAACAGGCTTTCGGAAAATTTTTTGTCGTTGATCCAACGGCCATGACTACTTTCCGTGTCCGCTTAAGCAACCGAGCGCCTGCAAACGAAACGGAGGAACAGGCGGTCGATGATAACGCCCGTCGGTTTCACGGAGATGCACCAGTCATCCAGTCGCTTGGTGACGGCGTCCAAACGTCAGTAGGACTTGTTGCCGCTGTCTTAGCGTTGCCGGATAGAATTATTTTGATCGACGAACCCGAGGCATTTCTGCATCCAACCCTCGCTCGGCGTGTTGGCAAAGTGCTCGCAAAAGCGGCCCGAGATCGCGATGCCTCATTGATCATTGCGAGCCATAGCTCAGAGTTGTTGCTAGGTTGCATGCAATCTGAACCCAATCTTCGAATTGTGAGACTGACCTATACCGGCGGATTGGCAAGCGCGCGTTCCCTCGACCCTGCGGAAATCCGCCAGTTGATGAATGATCCGCTTCTTCGCTCCGCGCACAGTTTAAGGGCGCTTTTTCATCGCGGCGCAATTGTCTGCGAAGCCGATGCGGACCGCGCGTTCTACGAAGAAATCAATTCGCGCATGAGTGCTGCCGAGCGAGGTATCGAAGATTGTATCTTTATGAACGCGCAGAACTGGCAAACGATACCTAGATTGGTTGAGCCTCTGCGACGTTTAGGCGTGCCCGCGCTCGCAATATTCGATTTCGATGTTCTTATGAGCGAAGAATTTGGACCAATTTGGTCTCTGGTGAATCTGGACGTAGCCGACCTGCATATTATGCAAAATGAACGAGCATTAATCAAAGCTGCGATGGAAAATATTGGACGCGATAATTGCAAAAAACTTGGTGTTAATGCGTTAGATATCGATAAGATCGATGCAATCACTTTGCTTAAAAAATTTGCATCTTTTGGCATAATGTTTGTGCCAGTTGGTGAATTAGAGTGTTGGCTAAAATCGCAAATGCAAGAACAGGTGTCGAAGAAAAATTGGTTGTTCGCTATGTTTGAAGCCATGGGAGCCGATCCTGACGATGCGTTTTATGTCAATGCGGGAGACGACGACGTATGGGAGTTCATTGAAACAGCCCGTCTCTGGATCGATGACCCTGAACGTCGCGGTATGCCGCACTGA
- a CDS encoding class 1 fructose-bisphosphatase: MARTTLTRFLIEQQRQANALPAELRLLIETVARACKTISHSVGKGALGEVLGSLDSENVQGEVQKKLDVIANELLLDANEWGGHLAAMASEEMETIYPIPNRYPKGEYLMLFDPIDGSSNIDVDLSVGTIFSVLKAPEGCAGRDVTEEDFLQDGRQQVAAGYAIYGPQTILVLSVGTGVHEFTLDREVGSWVLTDANMQMPQGKCEFAINMSNRRQWSPAVTRYVDERVLGAAGPCGKDYNMRWTASMVADVHRILKRGGIFMYPYDHRSPGKAKLRLMYEANPMSYLIEQAGGASSDGFMPIMDVPARGLHQRVGVVLGDTAEVEAVVAYGREEQAAA, translated from the coding sequence ATGGCTCGAACCACCCTCACCCGCTTCCTCATCGAACAGCAGCGCCAGGCCAATGCCCTTCCGGCCGAATTGCGCCTGCTGATCGAAACCGTCGCCCGCGCCTGCAAGACCATCAGCCATTCGGTGGGCAAGGGCGCGCTGGGCGAGGTGCTGGGCAGCCTGGACAGCGAGAATGTGCAGGGCGAGGTGCAGAAGAAGCTGGACGTGATCGCCAACGAACTGCTGCTCGACGCCAATGAATGGGGCGGCCACCTCGCCGCCATGGCCTCGGAGGAGATGGAGACCATCTATCCCATCCCCAACCGCTATCCCAAGGGCGAGTATCTGATGCTGTTCGACCCGATCGACGGGTCCAGCAACATCGACGTCGACCTGTCGGTCGGAACCATCTTTTCCGTCCTGAAAGCCCCCGAAGGCTGCGCCGGACGGGACGTGACGGAGGAGGATTTCCTCCAGGACGGCCGCCAGCAGGTCGCGGCGGGCTATGCGATCTACGGTCCCCAGACGATCCTGGTGCTGAGCGTGGGCACCGGCGTCCATGAATTCACCCTCGACCGGGAGGTCGGCAGCTGGGTCCTGACCGACGCCAACATGCAGATGCCCCAGGGCAAGTGCGAGTTCGCCATCAACATGTCGAACCGCCGCCAATGGTCGCCCGCCGTCACCCGCTATGTCGACGAGCGCGTCCTGGGCGCGGCGGGGCCGTGCGGCAAGGATTACAACATGCGCTGGACCGCATCCATGGTGGCGGACGTGCATCGCATCCTGAAGCGCGGCGGCATCTTCATGTATCCCTATGACCACCGCAGCCCCGGCAAGGCGAAGCTGCGGCTGATGTATGAGGCCAATCCGATGAGCTACCTGATCGAGCAGGCGGGCGGCGCATCGAGCGACGGCTTCATGCCGATCATGGACGTGCCCGCCAGGGGGCTGCACCAGCGGGTCGGCGTGGTGCTGGGCGATACGGCCGAAGTGGAGGCCGTGGTCGCCTATGGCCGGGAGGAACAGGCCGCGGCCTGA